The Streptomyces sp. NBC_01255 genome window below encodes:
- a CDS encoding helix-turn-helix domain-containing protein gives MTADDSYGRLDDDDYPAYTMGRAAEMLGTTQGFLRAIGEARLITPLRSEGGHRRYSRYQLRIAARARELVDQGTPIEAACRIVVLEDQLEEAQRINAEYRRAATSDAPPDSA, from the coding sequence ATGACAGCAGATGACTCGTACGGCCGTCTTGACGACGACGACTACCCCGCCTACACGATGGGCAGGGCCGCCGAAATGCTCGGCACCACACAAGGATTCCTCCGCGCCATCGGCGAAGCCCGCCTCATCACCCCGCTGCGCTCGGAGGGCGGCCACCGCCGCTACTCCCGCTACCAGCTGCGCATCGCCGCCCGCGCCCGGGAACTCGTCGATCAGGGCACACCGATCGAGGCCGCCTGCCGCATCGTCGTCCTCGAAGACCAGCTCGAAGAGGCCCAGCGCATCAACGCCGAATACCGCCGCGCCGCCACATCCGACGCGCCACCAGACTCGGCTTGA
- a CDS encoding FhaA domain-containing protein codes for MAILRKQCDDNALILGRHRVVVPNAFVIELLPEIHRKLTAHAVPMGPHLVSEVHRYAAEQGYTFAGRVVVDLCPAAGGTTVRFRVHSRIAPTTSQARPKDARSKR; via the coding sequence GTGGCGATACTCCGCAAGCAGTGCGACGACAACGCTTTGATCCTGGGCCGGCACCGTGTCGTGGTCCCCAACGCCTTCGTCATCGAACTACTCCCGGAGATCCACCGGAAGCTCACGGCTCATGCTGTACCGATGGGGCCGCACCTCGTGAGCGAGGTGCATCGGTACGCTGCCGAACAGGGCTACACCTTTGCCGGCCGTGTGGTCGTCGACCTCTGCCCCGCAGCGGGCGGGACGACCGTCCGGTTCCGCGTCCACAGCCGCATCGCACCAACTACAAGTCAGGCCCGTCCTAAGGACGCTCGCAGCAAGCGATGA
- a CDS encoding DUF2267 domain-containing protein yields MNANVEVLLGQVQERGGYEMRQEAAGAVQSVLEVLGAHLVGDDRTDLASLLPRQCGPLLTDVRPASGPLTPSGFVEAVAERDDIDVTQARRAATAVLATVAEVADDWLLRRILTQLPPGHAGLFGRTDPA; encoded by the coding sequence GTGAACGCGAACGTGGAAGTGCTGCTTGGCCAGGTCCAGGAGCGCGGAGGCTACGAGATGCGGCAGGAGGCGGCCGGGGCGGTACAGAGCGTGCTGGAGGTACTTGGGGCACACCTGGTGGGCGATGACCGCACGGATCTCGCCAGCCTGCTGCCCCGGCAGTGCGGCCCACTGCTCACCGACGTCCGGCCCGCGAGTGGACCCCTGACGCCCTCGGGCTTCGTCGAAGCGGTCGCCGAACGCGATGACATCGACGTGACGCAAGCCCGCCGCGCGGCCACCGCGGTGCTCGCCACAGTCGCGGAGGTGGCCGACGACTGGCTGCTGCGCCGCATCCTCACGCAACTTCCGCCGGGACATGCCGGTTTGTTCGGCCGTACGGACCCCGCGTGA
- the trhA gene encoding PAQR family membrane homeostasis protein TrhA, whose amino-acid sequence MVARETQQSDSGREAVSRDGAEACPAFVPTGEGRESTSPSSGSHRDKTAEGSHPVADLVERAADLVQPIKLKLRGWLHAGMVPASFAAGIVLICLAGTHQAVLACTVYSVTAWLLFGTSAVYHLGTWGPLGEAVLRRLDHANIFLIIAGTCTPLAVLLLSRDQWSVLLWIVWAGALVGIVFRVLWVGAPRWLYTPCYLALGWAPVRYLPEFLHRGGVAVVSLIVAGGLLYSAGAVVYALQRPNPSPRWFGFHEVFHALTVAAFTAHYIAIFLAAY is encoded by the coding sequence ATGGTTGCCAGAGAAACTCAGCAGTCCGATTCGGGACGGGAAGCAGTGTCCCGAGACGGCGCCGAAGCCTGTCCTGCTTTCGTGCCGACGGGAGAAGGACGAGAGTCCACCAGCCCTTCCTCCGGATCGCACCGAGACAAGACCGCCGAGGGTTCCCACCCGGTCGCCGATCTTGTCGAGCGGGCGGCCGATCTGGTGCAACCGATCAAGCTGAAACTGCGTGGCTGGCTCCACGCCGGCATGGTCCCCGCGTCGTTTGCCGCAGGCATCGTCCTCATCTGTCTGGCAGGGACACATCAGGCCGTGTTGGCCTGCACGGTGTACTCCGTCACGGCCTGGCTGCTGTTCGGGACCAGCGCCGTCTACCACCTCGGCACCTGGGGACCACTCGGCGAGGCCGTTCTGCGTCGCCTCGACCACGCCAACATCTTCCTGATCATCGCCGGCACGTGCACCCCCCTTGCCGTGCTCCTGCTCTCCCGCGACCAGTGGTCTGTCCTGCTGTGGATCGTGTGGGCAGGTGCTCTGGTCGGCATCGTCTTTCGTGTCCTGTGGGTCGGAGCTCCCCGCTGGCTGTACACCCCCTGCTACCTGGCTCTGGGCTGGGCGCCCGTGCGATACCTGCCCGAGTTCCTGCACAGGGGTGGGGTGGCGGTGGTCTCCCTGATCGTGGCCGGTGGGCTTCTCTACAGTGCGGGTGCGGTCGTCTACGCCCTCCAGCGCCCCAACCCCTCGCCCCGCTGGTTCGGCTTCCACGAGGTCTTCCACGCGCTGACCGTCGCAGCCTTCACCGCGCACTACATCGCGATCTTCCTCGCCGCCTACTGA
- a CDS encoding DUF6003 family protein, whose product MADDAYLFLLPDRHPRLGAALAAVGALECTETPAVHGWLQAHGVSAASEHVRILPAEAEAFIPQDAERLPVPLSEEETLRVQQERAPQSVTDMESELLEFRETTQDWQALVHRALTAGIPTPRIAHLTGLDPQEIGRLTM is encoded by the coding sequence ATGGCCGATGACGCTTACCTGTTTCTGCTCCCTGACCGGCACCCCCGGCTCGGGGCAGCCCTGGCCGCCGTCGGAGCCTTGGAGTGCACGGAGACACCCGCCGTACACGGCTGGCTGCAAGCCCACGGCGTCTCGGCAGCCTCGGAACACGTCCGGATCCTTCCTGCCGAGGCGGAGGCGTTCATCCCGCAGGACGCGGAGCGCCTGCCTGTTCCGCTGAGCGAGGAGGAAACGCTGCGGGTCCAGCAGGAGCGTGCGCCCCAGTCCGTCACGGACATGGAGAGCGAGCTGCTGGAATTCAGGGAGACGACCCAGGACTGGCAGGCTCTCGTACACCGGGCCCTGACCGCTGGCATTCCCACGCCTCGCATCGCCCACCTGACCGGCCTGGACCCTCAGGAGATCGGCCGCCTGACCATGTGA
- a CDS encoding ABC transporter ATP-binding protein encodes MNDLQVSGVSKTYGSGAPVLDGLDLAVPGGSLAAVLGPSGCGKTTLLRVIAGFLKADAGSVTVAGRVLGGPGVHLPPERRRIGIVPQEGALFPHLSVSRNIAFGLRDLDRPAKRTRVGEMLDLVGLAGYGDRMPNELSGGQQQRIALARALAPQPHLVLLDEPFSALDSGLRGAVRAEVRAVLRESGATALLVTHDQQEALSTADLVAVVREGRVAQCATPEDLYHRPVDPWLASFVGDAVLVPGTAEKGIATTALGRIPLATAPEGMRDGVVLLRPEQLQLADPDSADADGVVTDVCFFGHDAMVTVTVEGLESPVDIRTPSPLEVTPGRRVGIRLTGTATLHRHTT; translated from the coding sequence ATGAACGACCTCCAGGTCAGCGGAGTTTCGAAGACATACGGCTCCGGCGCACCGGTCCTCGACGGCCTCGACCTCGCCGTCCCCGGTGGCTCGCTCGCAGCCGTCCTGGGGCCTTCCGGCTGTGGGAAGACCACGCTCCTCCGCGTGATCGCCGGTTTCCTGAAGGCCGACGCCGGCAGCGTGACCGTCGCGGGCCGCGTCCTCGGAGGCCCTGGTGTCCACCTGCCGCCCGAGCGACGCCGTATCGGCATCGTTCCCCAGGAGGGAGCGCTCTTCCCTCACCTGAGCGTGTCCCGCAACATCGCCTTCGGCCTGAGGGACCTCGACCGGCCCGCCAAGCGAACCCGTGTGGGCGAGATGCTGGACCTGGTCGGTCTCGCCGGATACGGCGACCGCATGCCGAACGAGCTCTCCGGCGGCCAGCAGCAGCGCATCGCCCTGGCCCGCGCCCTCGCCCCGCAGCCCCATCTCGTGCTGCTGGACGAACCCTTCAGTGCACTCGACAGCGGTCTGCGCGGGGCGGTGCGGGCCGAGGTACGCGCGGTGCTCCGGGAGAGCGGCGCGACCGCCCTCCTCGTCACCCACGACCAGCAGGAAGCCCTCTCCACCGCGGACCTCGTCGCCGTCGTCCGCGAGGGACGCGTTGCCCAGTGCGCCACACCGGAGGATCTCTACCACCGGCCCGTGGACCCCTGGCTCGCCTCCTTCGTCGGTGACGCCGTCCTCGTCCCCGGTACTGCCGAGAAGGGCATCGCCACCACGGCGCTGGGGAGAATCCCCCTTGCCACCGCACCGGAGGGCATGCGCGACGGAGTCGTACTCCTTCGCCCCGAACAACTCCAGCTCGCCGATCCGGACTCCGCAGACGCCGACGGCGTCGTGACCGACGTCTGCTTCTTCGGTCACGACGCGATGGTCACAGTGACCGTCGAGGGCCTGGAAAGCCCGGTCGACATCCGTACCCCCAGCCCGCTCGAGGTGACCCCGGGCCGAAGGGTCGGCATCCGCCTGACCGGCACCGCCACCCTCCACCGGCACACCACCTGA
- a CDS encoding STAS domain-containing protein — MHDSGADAAPGAIVISSCTTLVVHLAGEIDHYSAAPLRALLASAADIGCTGLVLDTARVVFCDSGCLPVLDWWPRHRRGLRLVNHSRPVQRLLNAAAARQQPPRACAPMSAATS; from the coding sequence GTGCACGACTCGGGCGCGGACGCCGCGCCCGGCGCCATAGTCATCTCCTCCTGCACCACCCTGGTCGTCCACCTCGCAGGCGAGATCGACCACTACAGTGCCGCCCCGCTGCGGGCACTGCTGGCCTCGGCCGCCGACATCGGCTGCACCGGCCTCGTCCTGGACACCGCCCGGGTCGTCTTCTGCGACTCCGGCTGCCTCCCCGTCCTCGACTGGTGGCCACGCCACAGACGTGGGCTCCGGCTCGTCAACCACTCCCGGCCCGTGCAGCGTCTACTGAACGCCGCCGCGGCGCGGCAGCAGCCGCCCCGGGCCTGCGCACCGATGTCAGCGGCCACGTCATGA
- a CDS encoding MFS transporter has protein sequence MPELSKDSAQTGADATATPVQVKGRWRQLSLLGGTMLVDSTEASLVSSLFPLIRQSLGVSLGALGILTAAGKIAGAFTAPFWVWAAQRWSRKSVLVVATGLWGVWGVAAGFSQNFTQLLILYTILAAGYAAANPIITEITGDLFGSSSRGRAIGLVYGTISLVGAVIGPLKGQLAGVDEGWRWGLWGVGGFNVLLGIALLIWFRDPGRGAAEQQLADLDRTAREAVSKLTWAKVFSLLKIRSLVILLVSRLLSGHLLVATFGVVFLVDVHGFSTQLASVVILPFGVGYFLGTLLGGVAVDRVSRRNPRSGPVAVLQAAQFAFAVFAFFGTQFHYSSILVFGTFFALMGAAQGMNPSINRPMVMAITPPELRGAAFALYVSIAEAIAWAGYSLGAGFLADAVGLRVVFLWVLVVLMLVNGLFLTLLYRPYAADTARAKQELDTRRESALTDPR, from the coding sequence ATGCCCGAGCTCAGCAAGGACTCTGCGCAAACGGGCGCGGACGCCACCGCAACACCCGTTCAGGTCAAGGGACGCTGGCGACAGCTCTCCCTCCTCGGCGGCACCATGCTGGTCGACAGCACCGAGGCCAGCCTCGTCAGCAGCCTGTTCCCGCTCATCAGGCAGTCTCTCGGCGTCTCGCTCGGAGCCCTGGGCATCCTCACCGCGGCCGGCAAGATCGCGGGTGCGTTCACCGCGCCCTTCTGGGTGTGGGCCGCCCAGCGCTGGTCCCGCAAGAGCGTACTGGTCGTGGCCACCGGCCTATGGGGCGTCTGGGGCGTGGCTGCCGGCTTTTCGCAGAACTTCACCCAACTCCTGATCCTTTACACCATATTGGCGGCCGGCTACGCCGCCGCGAATCCGATCATCACCGAGATCACCGGTGACCTGTTCGGCAGCTCGTCCCGTGGCCGCGCGATCGGGCTGGTGTACGGGACGATCTCCCTGGTCGGCGCGGTGATCGGACCGCTCAAGGGGCAGCTCGCCGGGGTGGACGAGGGCTGGCGCTGGGGACTGTGGGGCGTCGGCGGATTCAACGTCCTGCTCGGCATCGCCCTGCTGATCTGGTTCCGCGACCCGGGCAGGGGAGCGGCCGAGCAACAGCTCGCCGACCTCGACCGGACGGCCAGGGAAGCCGTCTCAAAGCTCACCTGGGCCAAGGTCTTTTCACTCCTGAAGATCCGCAGCCTGGTCATCCTGCTCGTCTCGCGCCTGCTCTCCGGACACCTGCTGGTGGCCACGTTCGGCGTGGTCTTCCTGGTCGACGTACACGGCTTCAGTACTCAACTGGCCTCGGTCGTCATCCTCCCGTTCGGCGTCGGCTACTTCCTCGGCACCCTTCTGGGCGGCGTCGCCGTCGACCGGGTGTCCCGCCGCAACCCCCGCTCCGGACCGGTCGCGGTCCTCCAGGCCGCCCAGTTCGCCTTCGCGGTCTTCGCCTTCTTCGGCACACAGTTCCACTACAGCAGCATTCTCGTGTTCGGCACCTTCTTCGCCCTGATGGGCGCGGCCCAGGGGATGAACCCCAGCATCAACCGGCCCATGGTCATGGCCATCACCCCACCCGAACTCCGTGGCGCGGCGTTCGCGTTGTACGTCTCCATCGCCGAAGCGATCGCCTGGGCGGGCTACAGCCTCGGCGCGGGTTTCCTCGCCGACGCAGTCGGCCTGCGCGTGGTGTTCCTGTGGGTCCTCGTCGTACTGATGCTGGTGAACGGCCTGTTCCTCACGCTGCTCTACCGGCCGTATGCGGCGGACACGGCACGCGCCAAGCAGGAACTGGACACCCGTCGCGAAAGCGCCCTCACCGACCCTCGCTGA
- a CDS encoding XRE family transcriptional regulator, whose product MTDLSQLLKQTMRCRRLTPQAIADKTGIRTPRIRAFAEDGAEGPIRPTEEELAELASALALPLAEVKAAARPTAAVAAP is encoded by the coding sequence ATGACCGACCTATCTCAGCTGCTGAAACAGACGATGCGCTGCCGCCGCCTGACGCCGCAGGCGATCGCGGACAAGACCGGCATCCGCACCCCGCGCATCCGGGCCTTCGCCGAGGACGGCGCGGAGGGGCCCATCCGGCCGACCGAGGAGGAGCTGGCCGAACTGGCCAGCGCCCTCGCTCTGCCGCTAGCGGAGGTCAAGGCCGCGGCCCGGCCCACTGCCGCGGTAGCTGCCCCCTGA
- a CDS encoding SigB/SigF/SigG family RNA polymerase sigma factor has protein sequence MTSPVRDHPRSLSLDRHTARTTPTPAPAVPTGLPRFSVLADVAPDDARALSKPLFARLDALEEGTAEYAYVRNTLVELNLTLVHYAARRLRTRGESLEDVLQVGTIGLIKAINRFDPTRGIEFPAFALPTIIGEIKRFFRDTTWAVRVPRRLKELSATLQSATARLEQGLGRPPTVTELAEHLDLETDEVVEGLEAARSYSTMSLDAPADDEAADALADHIGIDDLDLERIEALVALKPLIAALSERDRKILALRFIHDLTQAEIGAELGISQMHVSRLLARTLARLRSRLTSQR, from the coding sequence ATGACGAGTCCGGTGAGGGACCATCCGCGCAGCCTGTCGCTAGATCGACATACGGCCCGCACCACGCCGACTCCGGCCCCGGCCGTTCCGACCGGCCTCCCCCGTTTCAGCGTTCTCGCCGATGTCGCGCCGGACGATGCCCGCGCCTTGTCCAAACCGCTGTTCGCACGTCTGGACGCGCTGGAGGAAGGCACCGCCGAATACGCCTACGTGCGCAACACGCTGGTCGAACTGAACCTCACCCTGGTGCACTATGCCGCCCGGCGTCTTCGCACCCGCGGCGAGTCACTCGAGGACGTGCTCCAGGTCGGCACCATCGGCCTGATCAAGGCGATCAACCGCTTCGACCCCACACGCGGGATCGAATTCCCCGCCTTCGCCCTGCCCACCATCATCGGTGAGATCAAGCGATTCTTCCGTGACACCACCTGGGCCGTGCGGGTCCCTCGCCGTCTCAAGGAGCTGAGCGCGACCCTGCAGAGCGCCACCGCACGTCTGGAGCAAGGCCTGGGCCGGCCCCCCACAGTCACCGAACTTGCCGAACACCTCGATCTGGAAACGGACGAGGTCGTCGAGGGGCTGGAAGCCGCCCGAAGCTACAGCACCATGTCGCTGGATGCACCGGCCGACGACGAGGCCGCAGACGCCCTGGCCGACCACATCGGCATCGACGACCTGGACCTGGAACGGATCGAAGCCCTGGTCGCCCTCAAACCGCTGATCGCCGCGCTGTCGGAGCGCGACCGGAAGATCCTTGCGCTGCGGTTCATCCACGACCTGACCCAGGCGGAGATCGGAGCCGAACTCGGCATCTCCCAGATGCATGTCTCCCGCCTGCTCGCCCGCACGCTGGCCCGACTGCGCAGCAGGCTGACCTCTCAGCGATAG
- a CDS encoding cold-shock protein: MATGTVKWFNAEKGFGFIAQDGGGPDVFAHYSAINSSGFRELQEGQTVTFDVTQGQKGPQAENINPA, translated from the coding sequence ATGGCTACGGGAACTGTGAAGTGGTTCAACGCGGAGAAGGGCTTCGGCTTCATCGCCCAGGACGGTGGAGGCCCGGACGTCTTCGCCCATTATTCGGCGATCAACTCCTCGGGCTTCCGTGAGCTCCAGGAGGGCCAGACCGTGACGTTCGACGTCACGCAGGGCCAGAAGGGCCCCCAGGCCGAGAACATCAACCCGGCCTGA
- a CDS encoding glycoside hydrolase family 1 protein produces the protein MAHTRHLPDGFLWGASTSAHQTEGGNTNSDWWQFEHMQTPLIKEPSGDACDSYHRWREDMDLLSELGFTDYRFSIEWARIEPEPDEFSQAAIAHYRRMVEGAHERGLRPLVTLHHFTTPRWFMERGGWAATGSDDLFARYLTAAAPVYATGVEHACTINEPNMVAMMAAVHRAHLTGQQLPTAGMPLLDGATSDALIRAHARGRSSQVLRPTRAYGWSVANQAYQPLPGAEAAAAPIQRQWEDVLLEAARGDDWLGVQSYTRTRIGPDGPLPVPEEAERTLSGWEFYPQALGQAVRDSAALTPGVPLIVTENGIATADDTRRIQYTSEALESLTSAMDDGIDVRGYFHWSALDNYEWGRYTPTFGIIAVDRETFARTPKPSAAWLGAMGRERVVTAGAA, from the coding sequence ATGGCACACACACGCCACCTGCCCGACGGCTTCCTCTGGGGTGCCTCCACCTCCGCGCACCAGACCGAGGGCGGAAACACCAACAGCGACTGGTGGCAGTTCGAGCACATGCAGACGCCGCTCATCAAGGAGCCCAGCGGCGACGCCTGCGACAGCTACCACCGCTGGCGCGAAGACATGGACCTGCTGTCCGAACTGGGCTTCACCGACTACCGGTTCAGCATCGAGTGGGCACGCATCGAACCCGAACCCGACGAATTCTCCCAGGCAGCGATCGCCCACTACCGCCGCATGGTCGAAGGTGCACACGAACGCGGACTGAGGCCCCTGGTGACGCTGCACCACTTCACCACGCCTCGGTGGTTCATGGAACGCGGCGGCTGGGCCGCCACCGGTTCGGACGACCTCTTCGCTCGCTATCTCACCGCAGCGGCGCCCGTCTATGCCACCGGTGTGGAACACGCCTGCACCATCAACGAACCGAACATGGTCGCCATGATGGCCGCCGTCCACCGTGCCCACCTCACCGGGCAGCAACTGCCCACGGCCGGGATGCCGCTGCTGGACGGAGCCACGTCCGATGCGTTGATACGGGCCCACGCGCGCGGTCGAAGCAGTCAAGTCCTGCGCCCCACACGTGCGTACGGATGGTCCGTGGCCAATCAGGCGTATCAGCCGCTCCCCGGGGCGGAGGCGGCCGCCGCGCCCATCCAGCGCCAGTGGGAGGACGTCCTCCTGGAGGCGGCCCGCGGCGACGACTGGCTCGGCGTGCAGTCCTACACCCGCACCCGCATCGGCCCGGACGGCCCACTGCCCGTCCCCGAGGAAGCCGAACGCACCCTCTCGGGTTGGGAGTTCTACCCCCAGGCTCTGGGGCAAGCCGTGCGTGACAGTGCCGCGCTGACCCCCGGCGTCCCGCTGATCGTCACAGAGAACGGCATCGCCACCGCCGACGACACCCGCCGCATCCAGTACACCTCAGAGGCTCTGGAATCCCTCACCAGCGCCATGGACGACGGCATCGACGTCCGCGGATACTTCCACTGGAGCGCCCTGGACAACTACGAGTGGGGTCGCTACACCCCTACTTTCGGGATCATCGCTGTCGACCGTGAAACCTTCGCCCGAACGCCCAAGCCTTCCGCCGCGTGGCTCGGCGCCATGGGACGGGAGCGTGTCGTGACCGCGGGAGCGGCGTGA
- a CDS encoding GNAT family N-acetyltransferase: MPNFLETDRLFLRAFTATDVDHLLALDNDPEVMRFINGGRPASREVIETRTLPRLLHDYPCWRTRGYWAAQEKHTGTFLGWFEFRPLEEHSPAVVDLVHKGFAELEVERVTANTMAVNTRSRRVMEKSGLSFVRNFTGDWPEAIEGSEHGEVEYELTRTEWEQHR; encoded by the coding sequence ATGCCCAACTTCCTGGAGACCGACCGGCTTTTCCTGCGCGCGTTCACGGCGACCGACGTCGACCACCTGCTCGCCCTGGACAACGACCCCGAGGTCATGCGTTTCATCAATGGTGGCCGCCCCGCAAGTCGGGAGGTGATCGAGACAAGGACCCTCCCGCGGCTCCTGCACGACTACCCGTGCTGGAGGACCCGCGGCTACTGGGCCGCGCAGGAGAAGCACACCGGCACCTTCCTGGGCTGGTTCGAGTTCCGGCCGTTGGAGGAGCACAGCCCCGCCGTGGTCGACCTGGTCCACAAGGGGTTCGCGGAACTGGAGGTCGAGCGGGTCACCGCAAACACCATGGCCGTCAACACCCGCTCCCGTCGCGTCATGGAGAAATCGGGCCTGTCCTTCGTCCGGAACTTCACCGGGGACTGGCCGGAGGCGATCGAGGGCTCCGAGCACGGTGAAGTCGAGTACGAACTCACCCGGACCGAGTGGGAGCAGCACCGATAG
- a CDS encoding VanZ family protein: protein MARTVRHDKTTKESERRSVPSSPPLPRWGRAVAMLLAFAGTVVFAALLARLTLEPSAASVPLTHTNLRPGDSIRDYLAQPAFRDTVKQLGGNIVLGMPFGMLLPVLAPRARGLVRVIAVTALVMAVVELVQGALITGRAFDIDDVLLNTTGALLGYLLIGRRLGRAVHPRRQHWWHRFTKRQTAAG from the coding sequence ATGGCACGGACAGTGCGGCACGACAAGACCACGAAGGAATCAGAAAGACGGAGTGTTCCCAGCAGTCCCCCGCTCCCCAGATGGGGGCGCGCCGTGGCCATGCTGCTGGCTTTCGCCGGGACAGTGGTCTTCGCGGCGCTCCTTGCCCGGCTGACGCTGGAGCCCTCGGCTGCCTCAGTGCCGCTGACACACACCAACCTGCGCCCGGGTGATTCCATCCGCGACTATCTCGCGCAACCCGCATTCCGCGACACGGTCAAGCAGCTCGGCGGCAATATTGTTCTCGGCATGCCGTTCGGCATGCTGCTCCCGGTGCTCGCGCCCCGCGCCCGGGGGCTCGTTCGCGTCATAGCGGTCACCGCGCTGGTGATGGCGGTGGTCGAGCTGGTCCAGGGCGCCCTGATCACCGGGCGGGCCTTCGACATCGATGATGTCCTGCTCAACACGACGGGGGCCCTGCTGGGTTACCTGCTGATCGGCCGCCGGCTCGGCCGCGCCGTGCACCCCCGGCGCCAGCACTGGTGGCACCGCTTCACCAAGCGACAGACCGCTGCTGGCTAG
- a CDS encoding RNA polymerase sigma factor SigF, which translates to MTTATGTFTDTGIAELPAVASPQAVAPKDARELSRQFFPRLAVLEEGTPEYQYARNTLVEMNMSLVRYAAGRFRHRGDDMEDIVQVGTIGLIKAIDRFELSREVQFATFAVPYIVGEIKRFFRDTSWAVHVPRRLQEARVDLAKATEELSTRLGRAPKVSELAALMDLTEEEVIEARMASNGYNSTSLDAAVHRDADDDEAPLASFIGEEDPAIELVENFHALAPLIAELNERDRRILHLRFVEELTQSQIGERLGVSQMHVSRLLSRTLARLREGMLTTL; encoded by the coding sequence ATGACGACGGCTACCGGGACATTCACGGACACCGGCATCGCGGAACTGCCGGCAGTCGCCTCCCCGCAGGCAGTCGCGCCGAAGGACGCCCGCGAGCTGTCGAGGCAGTTCTTCCCAAGGCTGGCCGTGCTGGAGGAGGGCACGCCCGAGTACCAGTACGCACGCAACACCCTCGTCGAGATGAACATGTCGCTGGTCCGCTACGCCGCCGGACGTTTCCGCCACCGCGGCGACGACATGGAAGACATCGTCCAGGTCGGCACGATCGGCCTGATCAAGGCAATCGACCGCTTCGAACTCTCCCGCGAGGTTCAGTTCGCCACGTTCGCCGTGCCTTACATCGTCGGCGAGATCAAACGGTTCTTCCGTGACACTTCCTGGGCCGTTCACGTTCCTCGCCGCCTCCAGGAGGCCCGCGTCGACCTCGCGAAGGCCACCGAGGAACTCAGCACCCGCCTTGGCCGTGCCCCCAAGGTCAGCGAACTGGCCGCGCTCATGGACCTCACCGAGGAAGAGGTCATCGAAGCCCGCATGGCCTCGAACGGCTACAACTCCACCTCCCTCGACGCCGCTGTCCACCGCGACGCCGACGACGATGAAGCACCCCTGGCCAGCTTCATCGGCGAGGAAGACCCCGCCATTGAGCTCGTGGAGAACTTCCATGCTCTTGCCCCGCTCATCGCAGAACTCAACGAGCGCGACCGGCGCATCCTGCACCTGAGGTTCGTCGAGGAACTCACCCAGTCACAGATCGGCGAACGCCTCGGCGTCTCCCAGATGCACGTCTCCCGCCTCCTGTCCCGCACCCTGGCCCGCCTTCGCGAGGGGATGCTCACCACCCTCTGA
- a CDS encoding ATP-binding protein: MPGVNSRSARRYRIRFRGKCPSRTEATPYKEGLMRTHPTGPDTGTSDRAVIDKRPESVAHARDFARAFLDRLRPAADPQDAASVTLVVSELVTNAVRHARGASCSLQLQAQPQGIAVVVVDADPRPPRERAPDLTGGTGGFGWPMVQHLATSVTVTTGPRGKTIRAVLPR, from the coding sequence ATGCCAGGCGTCAACTCACGTTCGGCTCGGCGTTACAGGATCCGTTTTAGGGGCAAGTGTCCATCTCGGACAGAGGCCACCCCATACAAGGAGGGGCTTATGCGGACCCACCCCACGGGACCGGACACTGGGACGTCGGACCGAGCTGTCATCGACAAGCGGCCGGAATCGGTCGCGCACGCACGAGACTTTGCCCGCGCCTTCCTGGACAGGCTCCGCCCGGCTGCAGATCCCCAGGATGCCGCGAGCGTCACACTCGTTGTGTCCGAGCTCGTCACCAATGCCGTGAGGCACGCGCGAGGGGCATCGTGCTCCTTGCAGTTGCAGGCCCAGCCGCAAGGAATCGCAGTCGTTGTCGTCGACGCAGACCCGCGACCACCGCGAGAGCGGGCGCCCGACCTCACCGGCGGCACCGGCGGATTCGGCTGGCCCATGGTTCAGCACCTAGCCACATCCGTCACCGTCACCACGGGGCCCAGAGGTAAGACCATCCGCGCGGTGCTGCCGCGATAG